DNA from Megalops cyprinoides isolate fMegCyp1 chromosome 14, fMegCyp1.pri, whole genome shotgun sequence:
CAGGATGTGTAAACTAAGGAATTTACAAAGAGTCAGAAGTGCAGTAATCTGAATACTTGCAGCACTAATGAGACCCTCAATGGCACAATCAATGATGTATCTTCAGTGAAagatttgacaaaaaaatacagaagagCCATTGCTGAAATGGACAGGACAAAAGGTAGGTTTTCATTTAATAGGACATCAAAAGGTTTGATGACCCTGAATCTCTGAGCTACACAACTTCAAAGCAAAATCAGAAGGCTAAGATGAAACACCGCACTAAAGGCCTTCATTCCATGCCCATATTATGACCTGAAAGTGATTCCTGTCTGTTGAGGACAGCGGCCTCCTACCCCTTGCCTTCCTTGTGATGCACGCCCATTTCAGCATACTCGTGTacatccagcagagggcagtctTTATTTCTTACTCACATTGTCCTGGGTGCTGGCCTTCTGTCTGGCGGCCTTCTGCAGGTCGGAGGCCTgctggaggaaggagaggcCCATGTTGATCTGGTCTTCCAGCAGGCTGATGTCCTCACTTGGCAGCGGCCAGCCCTGAGCCTCCAGCATCTGCAGAAGGGCCTCGCGGTTCTCCAAGAATGCCAGGGGCTTATCACTGCCAAACCTGTGGGTCAGAACAGCCggggcggcagcgtagcatagtggttaaggagcaggacttgtaaccgaaagattgccagttcgactgctgctgtacccttgggcaaggtactcaacccacaattacctcagtaaatatccacctgtataaatggataacattgtaaagaactgttacctatgtaagtcgctctgggtaagagcgtctgctaaataatgtaatgtaatgtaacagcccAGGAAATTATCACTGCCAAACCTGTGGGTCAATACAACCCAGGGATTATCACTGCCAAATTTGAGGGCGGCCCAGGGTTTTGTACACAGAAGCCATTTTGCCTCATAAGGGATTCTGCTCAATCGAGACCAGTATTACgaaaaaaagagacaagggGTGCTATTTGTAATTGGAAGGTTGTTGTGAGCCATTGGCTTGATTGTGTCCTCAGTCTATAATTACAATGAATGATTGATAAAATGACTAGCTAATGAAAATGAGGGGTTcgttttaaatgtatttgctgtttcagtgtgccatGCAATAAATATCTCTTTTGTACCCCATTTCAAATTCAAGTTGTTATTACAAATTATTGTTTGGTGAGGAATATCAACTGTGTtagggtggaaaaaaagacaaaaacccCCAACAAGCCAAGACCACACACTCACTTAGCTCTGTCCTCTTCGGTCAGTGCTCTCCATACAATCAAATCCAGCCTCCTGcagaataaaaaagacatttcacaatTTTCATCAAATTTCACTACACTGTACATGGTCACTTTCAAGATGACCAACACAGCTGACATGGTCAGTTTCATACATTCAGATGACAACATATTGAAAGGATCATTGAACCTCTGTGTCCACAAAGAACAGGTTTATCAGTCTGTGTCATAAATGGCTCAACAAATGACCTTTGGACCTTTATGTGATGAAGGTCATTATTGAAGATGTGatttatattcagttttttctaaatgtaatgcaaatatgACTATATACACATTGACCACATGAACATATTGATCACAAGAGAGGCACATTCTGTGAAGGGGAGAGTATAAATCTAAACAATTCCATCTATGACCTCACTACAACTCAGCCAGTAAACGTGGATTCCCTCACAGTGAGGGTGGGTGGATGGGATTTCTGAGATATCAGAAGGTATCAGGGGGTCTAGGGAGGAACTTGTTTAACTCAAGGAGCTACTGTAAATTTTTCACAGGAAAGACTGAAACCAGCCTAAACAGGCTATCACACACTGGGAACAATGAGACACTGCAGGTGGTAACAAAGGAACACAGCAGGGGGTAAATGTGGTGGCCTTGTTTTACCTCCTAATTTGATCATTTCTTTACTGAACCATTATGCACACAATTATGCTGGATTTGAACAGAAGTATATGAGGGGGGTTTCTGTCAATCTCTCTAAGAGCTGTATTCTCTTACAGTCCgtgactgcacacacacacacacacacacacacacacacacacacacacacgtgcacacactgtCTCCACAGTTCAGGGGATCCTGTAAGGATGAGGTGCATGTGAATGcagagacaggacaggacaCCCTGGTGGTGCTGACCTCTGGTAGTCCTGCAGAGCTCCCTGCAGCCTGGTCTTGTAGTCTTCTAGGTTCACGCCCAGAGGATTGACCAGGGTGAGCCGATGTCCACTGCTGAGGTGGGCCAGAGGGAACACCTGGGAtagaacagcacacacacgtgcagtcacacagacaaagaccTGAGATTACTAGTACACATATGCACCcttgtacacacatacacacacaaacacacacatgcactctcacacacatacacctgagATTACTCATAGACATATGCACcgctgcactcacacacacacatacacacacacacacacacacacacacccacaaacatcTGAGATTACTTGTACTTATATGCacccatgcgcacacacgcacacacactcacacccacatacacacatatgcacacacacccacagatgcATAGTCAaacgcgcactcacacacataggTCCGACTCATCTGAAAAGCGTGGTTTAAGTTCATCTTGTTGCACACAATAACTCATGAACTCTCACTTATCAGAGATTAAATGACCTCTTGCCTTTGCTATTAGCAATGTGAAAGGGTTTAGTGATTGTTCACTATCAATGAATTACAGCATATGGGGGCAGCGCTGTGTTTTAATCTCACTGGTGATGCGCCACAGAGGGAGAATGCAGAGAGGAAGTCCCTCCGCTTGCAGATCGGGGACATTCCTACCTCTCAATCAGAGGTTCCCATGGCAGCCTCATTTGTTGCCACTCCAAACTGAAAGCAGCTCAGCACATTATAATCTACACACTAGTCTGTACACACTCCAGTGCTTGCAGTAGTCCTGTTTAACGCACTCCAACACTTGCAAGAGCGAGTTCCTGTTTAGATTACTTAACAGTGAAGGAGTGCAGCCCACTTCAGTTTCTAAAAAGACCCCATATGAACAGAGAGCAAACTGCAAAGCTTTCTTTTCAATGCCCCAGTACAAATGCAATGAGCTTTCAGTAAATGAAATTTGCTGGTAGTGTGTATCCTGAATGGTGCTGTACATGCTATTGTCTGAGAGTCCTCTTGTTCTCTGCAAATTGCATTATCTTTGAGGAGGACACACATCTGTGAACATGGCATCAGCAAATTGATCTAACAGGGGAAAATGTTGAAGACAAGGTCAAAAACTTCCACATTCCGTCCATTCCTGCCAGGTGACAATCTGTTTATGAGACCAAAGGGCAGACAGGTGGCTTTGGAAGTTGGCCAGGCCAGACAGAGTGATGCAGATAGCTGAGTTTCACAGGGTTTGTTCAAAACCCTCACTGGATTCCTCCACCAATGGTCAAAGCCAGGTTACTGAGCATGTAAAGGTCATGGAGCAATGTGTCTTGTTGGCTGTTTAATGGCTGTATGTGACACAGCGACCTCTGTTGGTATGATGTACTCATTACATCTTACTGGGACATAAACTGTAGGTAGAAGAACAGAAATCACAATGCCTCACTGAATTACTCAGTGAAACATGACGATTTCAGTTCTGCTGTGATGACCAAGGTTACTAAAGTATTCATATTAAAAGGTGTGAACCATAATTATTCCCCTAAGTGGGAATACATTGTGTTTtctaatgtaataatgtaacttTCCCACACCTTCACACAAGCAAAAATTCTATCATTCATGTATGTTTGAGTCTTTCTACATAATCCTGATCATTCACATATGAGCACAGATACCTTATCATTGCATACATGGCAAAGAATATCATGGGGACTCTTTTCCCTATATGAGGACATACAAATCAAATAGGATTATAGAAAACACAATTGTCATAAGGGAAGTAGACCTTGCTCTTTAAAAACATGGGTAAAAAAGCATTTAGCACTTTCAGAGAATGTGAAGCTGTGAAGGTTTCAGAGTGACAGTGGGCAAGTCGGGACTGGCTCTGTTTAAAGAGGCTGTTTGAAGAGCAGGCGCGGTTCACCCACGCCACAAGAGAAACACTTCATAAACATGTCTTCTGAAGAAAATTACTACGCCCATCctaccaccagggggcgcttCGATCAAGCTTCGATTCATCAACTCTCAGCAGCACCAACAGCCTGTGAAAACCACCATTAAGGGTGTGATGTATTGTTTTATAGCTACTCAGCAGTAGGAAAAGGCCAGTATGAGAAATGCTCTTTCGAGAAACTGCAGGAACACTGGAAGTGGTAACCCAGACTTTTTGAGATGGCAGGGGTGTCACCTTTAATGACTAAGGGAGTCTTTATCCTATTTATCATTATACTGCATGCAGCTGTTTGGTAAAACTGAGTCATACTGAAGATTTCTCTTATTACTTCAAGGTGACTGTAACACTATTCAGTGCAAATTATAGGTAAGAATCTGTTTTTAGTGGTTGAGACTCCACTTTAAGAATGCTCTCAGATTTCTCCCATTCAAGTACTTTCCAAGTCAAACTCATCTCAAGTTCAGTCATTTATTGGAAATTGTAAATTGTTTAGTCCTAAATAACTGAGATTCTAACAGCAGACACTATTGTTctatgttattattatgaacAAGACTACAGTGTGAATGGCGGGAAAACATATAACAACAATATTAAAGCGGCAATCATAAATCAGGTCAGTTGAGATGTTCAGAATAATGATGttcaaaatacagcaaaagtTAGGCAAAAAGATACCATGAAATGTGTCAaagcactgccccctgcaggctaATAGGGGAATTGCCATGTTGCTGACAGCATTATTAAATGTACAGGATATTTTGTAAGACCCTGGGTTAAATATCCATTTTAACATATCATAACTTTGTTGTAAGCAGGGTCAAAGAAGATTCTATCTTcacatttgaaattgaaattgtcTGTCTATAGAGGAACAGTATATAATCACCACCCTTGCAGCAAAAATATATAGCATCACTTATACTGGAGTAATTACTCTTATAACTGcactttctgtaaataatactTTCTAATAGTTCTTTacacttctggttagatgctaactgcatttcattggctttgtacctgtactctgcacaatgacaataatgaatataatctaatctaataagTATTTGCTAAAAGTGAAGAAAATCCTGAAAGATTGCCACTAAGTATACAAAGATCTcttagaaataatatttcaagGGAAAAACAAGCATAAGCATATGGTTACTTCTGAAAAGCTTTTCAGCTTTGTTTATGACCAAATCACTCAGAAAGTGTATAAATTCACAGCACAGTCAGAGGAACAGCCTGTTCTCCTACTGTGCTTAAAATGGGCTACCAAGAGGCCAGAAATGGTACATTTTATCAGCAGTGAATCTGTGAAAATAGCTTCCATCCAGCACAGGTATAGCGCTTACCTCGTCAAACACTTTCGAGTAGATGTGTTTCTCCAGGATGGGGATGAATTTGGCactctgtggcactgctgtaGGGGCCAGGGCATCGATTATGGTCAGTCGCCTGGCAACCAAGCTATTTGTTCGGAGCCATTGGGCTGAGGACATATCCAGGGATCTGCAGCAAGGTGAGGGGCAGAGGTCAGAGTATAGAAAGCAAAGGTCATAGGTCACATGTCAGGTCTGAGCTGCTTTCAGtagctttttatttcatttttcctgcTCCTTTCAAAACACATCCATTGAACTCCCTGGTCAGTGCAAATTACAAAGAAAGGAAACTCATGTTTGCAAACAAAAAGATAGTCACATTATTGAAACTGCATATGAAATTGATATGCACATTAATTTACTCAATTGTAGTCTACACAATCGTTTCTTCTGAAGCTTAGTCTTCATCAGCACCTCGTTCACTGGTAAATGTATTGGGAGGTAAACGTATTGGCTGTACTCACTCCTTGGGTGATTTTCTCTTTGGTTTCTTTTGGCTGCCACCCATGGCAGTTAATTCAAGACCTGGGTCATAAACATCACAAAGCAAGGTCAGAGTATGTTAATGACCACGCCACCACAAAATCACTCATGCTCAACAAGTAATGCTCATTACCTCCTTTCAATGCGACAAACCTTTTTAAGGCTGCTAATTGGACGTAATTGCTCACCTGCAGCCCCAGCCTTTAATCTAATTTAAAAGAGTGCAAGAGAACAATTCAGGGCATCTCAAAGCCCGGCTTTAAAGAAAAGCCATCAGAACTATgtaacacacatcacacatctgGAGCATAGTAAAAACTGTTCTAGGACAATGTGACCACGATGGCTGCTATCCGAGCGCTCTCTCCAGACTCACGGTGAAGAACCTGGCTTTGCTTGTCAGTGTTGGTCTGGAAGAGGGACAGGGTCTCCGGCAGCATCCATTCCTGTGCCAGGCCTTTGTCGGCGATGCTGACGCCATGGCTGAGGAACCTCAGCAGGCTGGCCTTTGTGTGTGCTgaaagaaggaggaggggtATATGAATGCGACTTACTAACCTGTCTACCTCCACACAATGAaattatctctctccctctgagagCCACCAGGCCAACATCAGAGAGGATGGATGACACGCCTCTTGAGGCCTtctgactgtgatgtcataatcactaaacagacagacacatctCAAATCCGGTGCATTATGAACTTAACACATCTGAAATATACTATATGTAACAGCCGCAtagttgttttttaatgatgcCTATTCACCCGTGTGGAGCTTTGAAATAACAAACTGTCACTTCAGTTTGTGTTTACCGCTGATTATATAAGACAGTGGACCAAGGTGGGCTGTAGTAGCTTGCAGACCTGCGCGTTGGGCCTGCCGGGTGTGCCGGTCCCGGGACTGGGCGGTGGGTAGATGGTGTGGGTGGCTGTAGCGTGAGGCTGGTACACACCCCAGCACAGACTGTGGCCTTCGTGCCCTCTCTATGCCCTGAGCAGCCTTCTGTAGTCGGGGGGCGCTGTGGGGTCGTTCACTGCTCCTGGGGTGTAGAGATTTATCTGTTACATCCTCACTCCTGCattattacagttacattacattactggcatttacagagtgacttacatcagttttaggttttttacaatgttatccatttatgcagctggatatttactgaggcaattgtgggttaagtaccttgcccaagggtgcagctgcagtgcccccatggggactcgaaccggcaactttttggttaaccactatgctaccaCCAACCACTCTGCATTTCATCTTAGACATAGATTTATGCAGGGAATCAGACTATCACACTTTACCGGGCTTTACTACACTTTACCACACTTCACTACACTTTACCAGCCTTTATCATACTAGCAGTCTCACCTTTTCGCTGTGCCATTGTCTCCGTTATGGTACCAGTCCAGCATCACGCACTCAGCACGCAGTTTCAGAACTTTCTCTAGGTTCTCCTTCCCTTGCTCAATCTCAGCCTTCAGGAGGTGTATGTCCTCACTCTGATGGTGCAACCcgccattcattttcagagaggTAACATTTCTCTACAACAGCTGCAAGCTTTACATAAGACCCCTTTCTTTCAGTGTGAATCAATGGGAAATCTATCAGGTGCTTTAGAGGCCACTGCAGTACTGGCAAACTACAGATATACTTATGGCCTGGCTGTGTGAAATCAAATCTCAAAAGACCAGACTGTTTGGACAGGCATATTTCTCAGTCATTGTAAAGGGCTGTTGTCTCAGTGGGCAACATGGCACAGTATATTAGACTAAATGTATATATATCCCCTAGAgtccattttcaaatattaactAACTGTTTACTAATTTCTTTCAGAAAACTTCTAATTGATGTTACGCTTTGTCTAGTCATACATGTCAAATGAGAGAAATGTGCAGTAAACTACTTATACATTTACAAGGAATGCCTCTAGGGTACGCTTACAAACACTTATTGTCACGTTGCCCATACACAAACAGCTGGTGACGTGTGTCATAACAAAGTTCTCACTGAGTGCACCTCAGCCTTGCTGAAGAAAAGATTTGATATGACTTGAGTGAACCAGGACAGAGTGGGCATGATTAGAATGACAGAGCTGGGTCCAGGGCACCAGCCTGGTCTGTGGGTAGACCAGACTGGTGCAGTCCTCACCACGTAGGGCAGAGGGGTACCAGGCTCCTCTGGGTCTCTCTGGTAGCAGTGGTACCTCCCCCCTGTCTCCTGGGCCAGCGTGTAGAGGAAGCGGTTGGCTTCCATGTCTTTACAGTTAAAGGAAATGGTGTGTACCGGGACCGGGGGGCAAAGCTGGACCTCTGCCAGCACTGTCCCAGTAGGCTGGAGAgtgacagttaaaaaaaagccatcagagagaacagcactCACACAGTCATCAAGTTAGACTGCTATGACCTGCTATAACCAGCTACAATTGGCTATGACCTGCTCTGAGCTTCAGACATGAAGACGGCATAAGTACAGATGGAGGAGCACACCTAGTTTgaaagaaatttattttttgattatttctCTAACACAGCACAGCCCTTCTTTTTGTCATTAAGGTTATATATGGTGTTTACTGCATACTCAGGAAGCATCAAAGAACAGAAAGTCTATTGAAACACtaacaggaaaaataacagGACAACAGTACTTTTAGTGCTCTGACTACATAGCGATTCCTTAACTACTTCTAATACTTTGACTTTACCTAAAGAGGACTCATATGCATGTGGCCTCAGAAAGACCACTGGTACCTAGTACTTATTATCAGGGCACAGGCTTGGACTCTCACACAGACCAGGAGCATTCAGGTTCCAAGGGGTTTATTTAGAATCACAAGGCAAGTAGGTGGAGGCAGAataggcagggtcaaaaaccggGAAGACAGTCCAAGGTAGAGCAAAAcaggagcagggctcaaaaacagaaacaggctgggGTCAACccaggtaggcaggcagatcaggcaaccaaggcaggacagTAGGCAGGGACAAGGTAGGCAGTCAGGCAGGAGTCAGCACGGGAATCAGCAACACGAATAAACAGGCAGGTCCGCAACAGAGAacacactgagacgaactggcaacaagacagaaacaagcagggaatatatagggctgggctgacgaggagatgggatgcaggtgggcaggcaggcaggtggaggctaCAGGAaaccaggtgggcggggacagggcggagagcggggcagggccgaAAACAcaagggaactgtaaacaaaagcacatagacgacactgacagacagggagaacacaaaaacaacagctagggggctgaagtactgacacTTATACCTACACATTACCTGATCTGGCCTGCCATCAGTCAACAGGTAAACAGCCTGTGTGCCAATGTCTGCCAGCGCCAATTGCAGAGCACCAAGTGTGTTGGTCGAGCCCCCAGCCTGGAGGTAGAAACAGTAAAGCAGTCAGCCTGGAGGTAATTACATACGGTAATGGAGTCAACATGGATGTAACCAGATGCAGTAATGCAGTCAGCCTGGAGGTAATTACACACAGTAATGCAGTCAGCATGAATGCAGTCAGATGCAGGAGTACAGTCAGCCTGGATTTGATCAGACACAGTAATGCAGTAAGCCTGGAGATAATTAGATATTGTAATGCAGTCAGCCTTGAGGCAATCAGATACAGTAATGCAGACAGCTTGGAACTAATAAGATATTGTAATGCAGACAGCTTGAAGATAATTAGATACTGTAATACAGTCAGCCTGGAGATCTGTCTTAAATGAGGGGTGAGAAGCCTCCTCCCAACCACAGAGGAAGTTTTTATTAATAATCTCATAATAGCATCAGTAACACCCATAGCCCATTACAACGTAATTATTGCAGAGTTAATCAGAAACACGACTTCACTTGAAATGCCATGACAAGGCGTTTTCACAGGAAACAGCATAAAATTAACAGCAACGCGGCCTCAATTCACCATGAGCACTCTGTTTATGCACTCAGATAAAAAGACTGGTGCTACTAGCAGTCTGGGGGCGTTCTGCACCTCCAGCCATCTGTTATTTAAATGGCTGAACTGGTCtactgttccacacacacaaacacacacacaaagagctcCCACAGAGgcatgaagacacacacacagtaacgcatgcacatacagaaatacacacacacacacacacacacacacacacacacacacacacacagagctcccaCAGAGgcatgaagacacacacacagtaacgcatgcacatacagaaatacacacacacacgcaaagagCTCCCACAGAGgcatgaagacacacacacagtaacgcatgcacatacagaaatacacacacacacacacacacacaaagagctcCCACAGAGgcatgaagacacacacacagtaacgcatgcacatacagaaatacatacacacacacacacacacacaaagagctcCCACAGAGgcatgaagacacacacacagtaacacatgcacatacagaaatacacacacacacacacacacacacaaagagctcCCACAGAGGCatgaagacacacacagtaacgcatgcacatgcagaaatacacacacacacacacacacacacacacacacacacacacacacacac
Protein-coding regions in this window:
- the LOC118789194 gene encoding von Willebrand factor A domain-containing protein 3B-like; its protein translation is MEEARTTRARVQAILAEITALAPHQEPSDSGPPPTPCSEDCLSSREWLSQYGLKAQKLLLYDALSDCAFRHSDGVVDLRAKPEDESVQTDAETNHKLVNAKYCSRFAHMKWKDGSVVHVHVTAEKCRWYEDQMRMALANMQRRLDWLCRGSRELFGAVLEEQVYVLVDTSESMKDQLPLLKAKIHQLMKEQLRHKAKVNFVKFGSRAVSWRERLAGVNEQSLENAWTWIKGLQAGGSTNTLGALQLALADIGTQAVYLLTDGRPDQPTGTVLAEVQLCPPVPVHTISFNCKDMEANRFLYTLAQETGGRYHCYQRDPEEPGTPLPYVSEDIHLLKAEIEQGKENLEKVLKLRAECVMLDWYHNGDNGTAKRSSERPHSAPRLQKAAQGIERARRPQSVLGCVPASRYSHPHHLPTAQSRDRHTRQAQRAAHTKASLLRFLSHGVSIADKGLAQEWMLPETLSLFQTNTDKQSQVLHRLELTAMGGSQKKPKRKSPKESLDMSSAQWLRTNSLVARRLTIIDALAPTAVPQSAKFIPILEKHIYSKVFDEVFPLAHLSSGHRLTLVNPLGVNLEDYKTRLQGALQDYQRRLDLIVWRALTEEDRAKFGSDKPLAFLENREALLQMLEAQGWPLPSEDISLLEDQINMGLSFLQQASDLQKAARQKASTQDNDAGSRMNSANRAQRTRRRRALDTLRGQRVIARSEADEFYYSGTVRKRLPGKRVLVDFSRGDTEIVPLGAVITTGGAGPCPPLTVGDFVLVDSGTEGVGECFVPGVVIATPRRLEAADKLFTVLKYNNRKVHCVRSKMVKISQTRYNLTCRCLREQHRERHRMDHKMQVELEGPVLFSR